A single window of Channa argus isolate prfri chromosome 12, Channa argus male v1.0, whole genome shotgun sequence DNA harbors:
- the khnyn gene encoding protein KHNYN isoform X2, whose translation MDRERSDGGREPEVEDEFACAGMLRGSLASLHGTVERIFRVSFSIGADDMPCGNNGQIWLKLRGPCNNVKAAKLFVKGVVNQEEQQEVSYPSVLHCVFCGASGLFMDCLIKCTSAHIVVGSPGFLLISGLAEPVVQACSLITTLVENYEGTQVRRAETGDRGSGESLDSRRTFKALVEKWNDRHILDLLVLPASVKEILLDLVKDSGLGSSPNLELEEKGKPHDHLEDSWERPSANTYSLPEASNTTSLGEGISGGSQTNTAAKDSFQSFSISACAQGRAEGAEERFMHSPQEVGEEEQPGQRQTLGARDKDGLRSEKETTLLKGNKDFQLLLKFFTAMGYTEEVVKRVLAQTGLKEASQILDLVQQEQDRSDQKRTIQGGVVLKQSAKNRPCETEHREDKETAESGGKVMTSNGDICEEGWDVIESPRYYEPEGSGETKEEGHEEDFVLGVMKRAAASCGYTEQKVAEVYNMLPDPSTHQLLLELQREQSKETGAFREGPREMDDVVLEKHGPKAENDKKRESDDRNWVDVLKMTASFAEPDLFTQININKQLLPSQYTSQKNQHQPSKSQTLHQLVQPQVKGPPMPMYLSSLDPAFSNSQSNKQYGQSIYRTDELKPTHPTQDNTLKPKPHGVADTSPTRARERKGFGSSSSVVVTGEQRFLEGLQTPFDLQLTDKPGDPKLRTIIIDGSNVAMSHGLGHFFSCRGIALAVQHFWDRGHRHISALLPQWRQKSGHKIREQHYLTELQKLGLVSYTPSREFQGKRISSYDDRFMLQLAQKTDGVIVTNDNLRDLSDESHVWRDIIKKRLLQYTFVGDHFMVPDDPLGRGGPHLDEFLRSQHRTPDPGNHSFAGLSTNFPDSKPPRAQTEVLNFRDRTLGGALDATGGGKGRGNWKVQDIAHQDRQHEAGGLIANRTPEETASLREQLCQVFPGQDNMVMLVLQCHPSQTDINVLSDLMLEKQED comes from the exons ATGGACCGCGAAAGAAGTGATGGAGGTAGAGAGCCAGAGGTGGAGGATGAGTTTGCTTGCGCTGGAATGCTTCGGGGATCTCTGGCCTCCCTGCATGGCACTGTGGAACGGATATTCAGGGTGTCGTTTTCCATCGGGGCAGACGATATGCCCTGTGGCAACAATGGGCAGATATGGCTGAAACTACGAGGGCCATGCAACAATGTGAAAGCGGCAAAA ttATTTGTGAAAGGAGTGGTGAAccaggaggagcagcaggaggttTCGTATCCCAGTGTCCTTCACTGTGTCTTCTGTGGAGCCAGCGGGCTGTTCATGGACTGTCTGATAAAATGCACATCAGCACATATAGTG GTTGGCTCTCCAGGATTCCTGCTTATATCAGGTCTGGCAGAGCCCGTGGTGCAGGCCTGCTCCCTTATTACAACCCTGGTTGAGAACTATGAAGGCACGCAGGTCAGACGAGctgagacaggagacagaggcTCAGGCGAGTCTCTGGATTCGCGCCGGACGTTCAAAGCTCTGGTGGAGAAATGGAATGACAGGCATATCCTGGATCTTTTAGTGCTACCAGCATCTGTGAAGGAAATCTTGTTGGATTTGGTGAAAGATTCGGGACTTGGGTCAAGCCCAAACCTGGAACTGGAAGAAAAGGGTAAACCACATGATCACTTGGAGGATAGTTGGGAGAGACCCTCTGCCAACACATACTCACTCCCTGAGGCCTCCAATACTACTTCACTGGGTGAAGGGATAAGTGGGggttcacaaacaaacactgctgcTAAGGACTCCTTCCAGTCTTTCTCCATATCAGCATGCGCTCAAGGGAGGGCAGAGGGTGCTGAGGAAAGATTTATGCATTCTCCACAGGAGGTGGGAGAAGAGGAGCAGCCGGGGCAGAGGCAAACATTAGGTGCCAGAGATAAAGATGGGCTTAGGAGTGAGAAAGAGACAACGTTGTTGAAGGGAAACAAGGATTTTCAGcttcttttaaagtttttcaCAGCCATGGGATACACAGAGGAAGTTGTGAAACGAGTACTTGCTCAAACAGGACTTAAAGAGGCCTCACAGATACTGGACTTGGTTCAACAGGAACAAGATCGCAGCGACCAGAAGCGAACAATTCAGGGCGGTGTGGTCCTGAAACAGAGTGCGAAGAACCGCCCCTGCGAGACTGAGCACAGAGAGGacaaagaaacagcagaaagtgGTGGTAAGGTGATGACAAGTAATGGAGACATCTGTGAGGAAGGTTGGGATGTGATAGAAAGCCCAAGATATTATGAGCCAGAAGGCAGTGGTGAGACAAAGGAGGAAGGACATGAGGAAGACTTTGTCCTGGGAGTCATGAAGAGAGCTGCTGCCAGTTGCGGGTACACTGAACAGAAAGTAGCTGAAGTCTATAATATGTTGCCCGATCCATCCACTCACCAGCTGCTCCTGGAGCTGCAGAGAGAGCAGAGCAAAGAGACAGGCGCCTTCAGGGAGGGACCACGAGAGATGGATGATGTGGTACTAGAAAAACATGGACCCAAagcagaaaatgacaaaaagagggAATCTGATGATCGAAACTGGGTAGATGTTCTAAAAATGACTGCATCATTTGCAGAACCAGATTTGTTTACTCAGATTAATATAAATAAGCAGCTCCTCCCAAGTCAGTACACTTCACAGAAAAACCAACACCAGCCTTCAAAGTCACAAACTCTACACCAGTTAGTACAGCCTCAAGTCAAAGGGCCACCCATGCCTATGTATCTCTCATCCCTGGATCCTGCATTCAGCAATTCCCAATCCAATAAACAATATGGCCAAAGCATCTACCGGACTGATGAATTAAAACCAACTCATCCAACTCAGGATAATACCCTAAAGCCAAAGCCCCATGGTGTCGCTGACACATCTCCCACTAGAGCAAGGGAAAGAAAGGGTTTTGGGTCCAGTTCTTCAGTGGTGGTGACAGGAGAGCAGCGTTTCCTTGAGGGACTTCAGACGCCCTTTGACCTCCAGCTAACAGATAAGCCCGGAGATCCGAAGCTGAGGACAATTATTATTGATGGCAGCAACGTGGCCATGAG TCATGGGCTGGGTCACTTCTTCTCATGTCGAGGAATTGCTTTAGCTGTCCAACACTTTTGGGACCGAGGCCATCGTCACATCAGCGCCCTCCTGCCACAGTGGCGACAGAAAAGTGGTCACAAGATTAGAG AGCAGCACTATTTGACTGAGCTACAGAAGCTTGGTCTTGTTTCCTACACCCCCTCCAGGGAGTTCCAGGGTAAGAGGATCAGCTCATATGATGACAG ATTTatgctccagcttgcacaaaagaCAGATGGAGTGATCGTAACTAATGACAACCTGAGAGACCTCTCAGACGAGTCCCATGTATGGAGGGACATCATCAAAAAAAG ACTTCTTCAATACACATTTGTTGGGGATCACTTCATGGTCCCAGATGACCCTCTAGGGAGAGGGGGGCCTCACTTGGATGAATTTTTGCGTTCACAACACAG GACTCCTGACCCAGGAAACCATTCTTTTGCTGGTCTAAGCACCAATTTCCCTGACTCCAAACCTCCACGTGCCCAAACAGAGGTTCTAAACTTCCGAGATAGAACACTGGGTGGTGCTTTAGATGCAACAGGTGGAGGTAAAGGCAGAGGGAACTGGAAGGTTCAGGATATAGCACACCAGGATAGGCAGCATGAAGCTGGAGGTCTCATTGCAAACAGGACCCCAGAGGAAACGGCCAGCTTGAGGGAACAGCTCTGTCAGGTTTTTCCAGGGCAGGACAACATGGTCATGCTTGTGCTGCAGTGTCACCCATCACAAACAGATATCAATGTGCTATCTGATCTGATGTTAGAAAAGCAGGAGGACTAA
- the khnyn gene encoding protein KHNYN isoform X1 has protein sequence MDRERSDGGREPEVEDEFACAGMLRGSLASLHGTVERIFRVSFSIGADDMPCGNNGQIWLKLRGPCNNVKAAKDKIFLVFKLFVKGVVNQEEQQEVSYPSVLHCVFCGASGLFMDCLIKCTSAHIVVGSPGFLLISGLAEPVVQACSLITTLVENYEGTQVRRAETGDRGSGESLDSRRTFKALVEKWNDRHILDLLVLPASVKEILLDLVKDSGLGSSPNLELEEKGKPHDHLEDSWERPSANTYSLPEASNTTSLGEGISGGSQTNTAAKDSFQSFSISACAQGRAEGAEERFMHSPQEVGEEEQPGQRQTLGARDKDGLRSEKETTLLKGNKDFQLLLKFFTAMGYTEEVVKRVLAQTGLKEASQILDLVQQEQDRSDQKRTIQGGVVLKQSAKNRPCETEHREDKETAESGGKVMTSNGDICEEGWDVIESPRYYEPEGSGETKEEGHEEDFVLGVMKRAAASCGYTEQKVAEVYNMLPDPSTHQLLLELQREQSKETGAFREGPREMDDVVLEKHGPKAENDKKRESDDRNWVDVLKMTASFAEPDLFTQININKQLLPSQYTSQKNQHQPSKSQTLHQLVQPQVKGPPMPMYLSSLDPAFSNSQSNKQYGQSIYRTDELKPTHPTQDNTLKPKPHGVADTSPTRARERKGFGSSSSVVVTGEQRFLEGLQTPFDLQLTDKPGDPKLRTIIIDGSNVAMSHGLGHFFSCRGIALAVQHFWDRGHRHISALLPQWRQKSGHKIREQHYLTELQKLGLVSYTPSREFQGKRISSYDDRFMLQLAQKTDGVIVTNDNLRDLSDESHVWRDIIKKRLLQYTFVGDHFMVPDDPLGRGGPHLDEFLRSQHRTPDPGNHSFAGLSTNFPDSKPPRAQTEVLNFRDRTLGGALDATGGGKGRGNWKVQDIAHQDRQHEAGGLIANRTPEETASLREQLCQVFPGQDNMVMLVLQCHPSQTDINVLSDLMLEKQED, from the exons ATGGACCGCGAAAGAAGTGATGGAGGTAGAGAGCCAGAGGTGGAGGATGAGTTTGCTTGCGCTGGAATGCTTCGGGGATCTCTGGCCTCCCTGCATGGCACTGTGGAACGGATATTCAGGGTGTCGTTTTCCATCGGGGCAGACGATATGCCCTGTGGCAACAATGGGCAGATATGGCTGAAACTACGAGGGCCATGCAACAATGTGAAAGCGGCAAAA gacaaaatatttttggtttttaagttATTTGTGAAAGGAGTGGTGAAccaggaggagcagcaggaggttTCGTATCCCAGTGTCCTTCACTGTGTCTTCTGTGGAGCCAGCGGGCTGTTCATGGACTGTCTGATAAAATGCACATCAGCACATATAGTG GTTGGCTCTCCAGGATTCCTGCTTATATCAGGTCTGGCAGAGCCCGTGGTGCAGGCCTGCTCCCTTATTACAACCCTGGTTGAGAACTATGAAGGCACGCAGGTCAGACGAGctgagacaggagacagaggcTCAGGCGAGTCTCTGGATTCGCGCCGGACGTTCAAAGCTCTGGTGGAGAAATGGAATGACAGGCATATCCTGGATCTTTTAGTGCTACCAGCATCTGTGAAGGAAATCTTGTTGGATTTGGTGAAAGATTCGGGACTTGGGTCAAGCCCAAACCTGGAACTGGAAGAAAAGGGTAAACCACATGATCACTTGGAGGATAGTTGGGAGAGACCCTCTGCCAACACATACTCACTCCCTGAGGCCTCCAATACTACTTCACTGGGTGAAGGGATAAGTGGGggttcacaaacaaacactgctgcTAAGGACTCCTTCCAGTCTTTCTCCATATCAGCATGCGCTCAAGGGAGGGCAGAGGGTGCTGAGGAAAGATTTATGCATTCTCCACAGGAGGTGGGAGAAGAGGAGCAGCCGGGGCAGAGGCAAACATTAGGTGCCAGAGATAAAGATGGGCTTAGGAGTGAGAAAGAGACAACGTTGTTGAAGGGAAACAAGGATTTTCAGcttcttttaaagtttttcaCAGCCATGGGATACACAGAGGAAGTTGTGAAACGAGTACTTGCTCAAACAGGACTTAAAGAGGCCTCACAGATACTGGACTTGGTTCAACAGGAACAAGATCGCAGCGACCAGAAGCGAACAATTCAGGGCGGTGTGGTCCTGAAACAGAGTGCGAAGAACCGCCCCTGCGAGACTGAGCACAGAGAGGacaaagaaacagcagaaagtgGTGGTAAGGTGATGACAAGTAATGGAGACATCTGTGAGGAAGGTTGGGATGTGATAGAAAGCCCAAGATATTATGAGCCAGAAGGCAGTGGTGAGACAAAGGAGGAAGGACATGAGGAAGACTTTGTCCTGGGAGTCATGAAGAGAGCTGCTGCCAGTTGCGGGTACACTGAACAGAAAGTAGCTGAAGTCTATAATATGTTGCCCGATCCATCCACTCACCAGCTGCTCCTGGAGCTGCAGAGAGAGCAGAGCAAAGAGACAGGCGCCTTCAGGGAGGGACCACGAGAGATGGATGATGTGGTACTAGAAAAACATGGACCCAAagcagaaaatgacaaaaagagggAATCTGATGATCGAAACTGGGTAGATGTTCTAAAAATGACTGCATCATTTGCAGAACCAGATTTGTTTACTCAGATTAATATAAATAAGCAGCTCCTCCCAAGTCAGTACACTTCACAGAAAAACCAACACCAGCCTTCAAAGTCACAAACTCTACACCAGTTAGTACAGCCTCAAGTCAAAGGGCCACCCATGCCTATGTATCTCTCATCCCTGGATCCTGCATTCAGCAATTCCCAATCCAATAAACAATATGGCCAAAGCATCTACCGGACTGATGAATTAAAACCAACTCATCCAACTCAGGATAATACCCTAAAGCCAAAGCCCCATGGTGTCGCTGACACATCTCCCACTAGAGCAAGGGAAAGAAAGGGTTTTGGGTCCAGTTCTTCAGTGGTGGTGACAGGAGAGCAGCGTTTCCTTGAGGGACTTCAGACGCCCTTTGACCTCCAGCTAACAGATAAGCCCGGAGATCCGAAGCTGAGGACAATTATTATTGATGGCAGCAACGTGGCCATGAG TCATGGGCTGGGTCACTTCTTCTCATGTCGAGGAATTGCTTTAGCTGTCCAACACTTTTGGGACCGAGGCCATCGTCACATCAGCGCCCTCCTGCCACAGTGGCGACAGAAAAGTGGTCACAAGATTAGAG AGCAGCACTATTTGACTGAGCTACAGAAGCTTGGTCTTGTTTCCTACACCCCCTCCAGGGAGTTCCAGGGTAAGAGGATCAGCTCATATGATGACAG ATTTatgctccagcttgcacaaaagaCAGATGGAGTGATCGTAACTAATGACAACCTGAGAGACCTCTCAGACGAGTCCCATGTATGGAGGGACATCATCAAAAAAAG ACTTCTTCAATACACATTTGTTGGGGATCACTTCATGGTCCCAGATGACCCTCTAGGGAGAGGGGGGCCTCACTTGGATGAATTTTTGCGTTCACAACACAG GACTCCTGACCCAGGAAACCATTCTTTTGCTGGTCTAAGCACCAATTTCCCTGACTCCAAACCTCCACGTGCCCAAACAGAGGTTCTAAACTTCCGAGATAGAACACTGGGTGGTGCTTTAGATGCAACAGGTGGAGGTAAAGGCAGAGGGAACTGGAAGGTTCAGGATATAGCACACCAGGATAGGCAGCATGAAGCTGGAGGTCTCATTGCAAACAGGACCCCAGAGGAAACGGCCAGCTTGAGGGAACAGCTCTGTCAGGTTTTTCCAGGGCAGGACAACATGGTCATGCTTGTGCTGCAGTGTCACCCATCACAAACAGATATCAATGTGCTATCTGATCTGATGTTAGAAAAGCAGGAGGACTAA
- the khnyn gene encoding NEDD4-binding protein 1 isoform X3: protein MDRERSDGGREPEVEDEFACAGMLRGSLASLHGTVERIFRVSFSIGADDMPCGNNGQIWLKLRGPCNNVKAAKVGSPGFLLISGLAEPVVQACSLITTLVENYEGTQVRRAETGDRGSGESLDSRRTFKALVEKWNDRHILDLLVLPASVKEILLDLVKDSGLGSSPNLELEEKGKPHDHLEDSWERPSANTYSLPEASNTTSLGEGISGGSQTNTAAKDSFQSFSISACAQGRAEGAEERFMHSPQEVGEEEQPGQRQTLGARDKDGLRSEKETTLLKGNKDFQLLLKFFTAMGYTEEVVKRVLAQTGLKEASQILDLVQQEQDRSDQKRTIQGGVVLKQSAKNRPCETEHREDKETAESGGKVMTSNGDICEEGWDVIESPRYYEPEGSGETKEEGHEEDFVLGVMKRAAASCGYTEQKVAEVYNMLPDPSTHQLLLELQREQSKETGAFREGPREMDDVVLEKHGPKAENDKKRESDDRNWVDVLKMTASFAEPDLFTQININKQLLPSQYTSQKNQHQPSKSQTLHQLVQPQVKGPPMPMYLSSLDPAFSNSQSNKQYGQSIYRTDELKPTHPTQDNTLKPKPHGVADTSPTRARERKGFGSSSSVVVTGEQRFLEGLQTPFDLQLTDKPGDPKLRTIIIDGSNVAMSHGLGHFFSCRGIALAVQHFWDRGHRHISALLPQWRQKSGHKIREQHYLTELQKLGLVSYTPSREFQGKRISSYDDRFMLQLAQKTDGVIVTNDNLRDLSDESHVWRDIIKKRLLQYTFVGDHFMVPDDPLGRGGPHLDEFLRSQHRTPDPGNHSFAGLSTNFPDSKPPRAQTEVLNFRDRTLGGALDATGGGKGRGNWKVQDIAHQDRQHEAGGLIANRTPEETASLREQLCQVFPGQDNMVMLVLQCHPSQTDINVLSDLMLEKQED from the exons ATGGACCGCGAAAGAAGTGATGGAGGTAGAGAGCCAGAGGTGGAGGATGAGTTTGCTTGCGCTGGAATGCTTCGGGGATCTCTGGCCTCCCTGCATGGCACTGTGGAACGGATATTCAGGGTGTCGTTTTCCATCGGGGCAGACGATATGCCCTGTGGCAACAATGGGCAGATATGGCTGAAACTACGAGGGCCATGCAACAATGTGAAAGCGGCAAAA GTTGGCTCTCCAGGATTCCTGCTTATATCAGGTCTGGCAGAGCCCGTGGTGCAGGCCTGCTCCCTTATTACAACCCTGGTTGAGAACTATGAAGGCACGCAGGTCAGACGAGctgagacaggagacagaggcTCAGGCGAGTCTCTGGATTCGCGCCGGACGTTCAAAGCTCTGGTGGAGAAATGGAATGACAGGCATATCCTGGATCTTTTAGTGCTACCAGCATCTGTGAAGGAAATCTTGTTGGATTTGGTGAAAGATTCGGGACTTGGGTCAAGCCCAAACCTGGAACTGGAAGAAAAGGGTAAACCACATGATCACTTGGAGGATAGTTGGGAGAGACCCTCTGCCAACACATACTCACTCCCTGAGGCCTCCAATACTACTTCACTGGGTGAAGGGATAAGTGGGggttcacaaacaaacactgctgcTAAGGACTCCTTCCAGTCTTTCTCCATATCAGCATGCGCTCAAGGGAGGGCAGAGGGTGCTGAGGAAAGATTTATGCATTCTCCACAGGAGGTGGGAGAAGAGGAGCAGCCGGGGCAGAGGCAAACATTAGGTGCCAGAGATAAAGATGGGCTTAGGAGTGAGAAAGAGACAACGTTGTTGAAGGGAAACAAGGATTTTCAGcttcttttaaagtttttcaCAGCCATGGGATACACAGAGGAAGTTGTGAAACGAGTACTTGCTCAAACAGGACTTAAAGAGGCCTCACAGATACTGGACTTGGTTCAACAGGAACAAGATCGCAGCGACCAGAAGCGAACAATTCAGGGCGGTGTGGTCCTGAAACAGAGTGCGAAGAACCGCCCCTGCGAGACTGAGCACAGAGAGGacaaagaaacagcagaaagtgGTGGTAAGGTGATGACAAGTAATGGAGACATCTGTGAGGAAGGTTGGGATGTGATAGAAAGCCCAAGATATTATGAGCCAGAAGGCAGTGGTGAGACAAAGGAGGAAGGACATGAGGAAGACTTTGTCCTGGGAGTCATGAAGAGAGCTGCTGCCAGTTGCGGGTACACTGAACAGAAAGTAGCTGAAGTCTATAATATGTTGCCCGATCCATCCACTCACCAGCTGCTCCTGGAGCTGCAGAGAGAGCAGAGCAAAGAGACAGGCGCCTTCAGGGAGGGACCACGAGAGATGGATGATGTGGTACTAGAAAAACATGGACCCAAagcagaaaatgacaaaaagagggAATCTGATGATCGAAACTGGGTAGATGTTCTAAAAATGACTGCATCATTTGCAGAACCAGATTTGTTTACTCAGATTAATATAAATAAGCAGCTCCTCCCAAGTCAGTACACTTCACAGAAAAACCAACACCAGCCTTCAAAGTCACAAACTCTACACCAGTTAGTACAGCCTCAAGTCAAAGGGCCACCCATGCCTATGTATCTCTCATCCCTGGATCCTGCATTCAGCAATTCCCAATCCAATAAACAATATGGCCAAAGCATCTACCGGACTGATGAATTAAAACCAACTCATCCAACTCAGGATAATACCCTAAAGCCAAAGCCCCATGGTGTCGCTGACACATCTCCCACTAGAGCAAGGGAAAGAAAGGGTTTTGGGTCCAGTTCTTCAGTGGTGGTGACAGGAGAGCAGCGTTTCCTTGAGGGACTTCAGACGCCCTTTGACCTCCAGCTAACAGATAAGCCCGGAGATCCGAAGCTGAGGACAATTATTATTGATGGCAGCAACGTGGCCATGAG TCATGGGCTGGGTCACTTCTTCTCATGTCGAGGAATTGCTTTAGCTGTCCAACACTTTTGGGACCGAGGCCATCGTCACATCAGCGCCCTCCTGCCACAGTGGCGACAGAAAAGTGGTCACAAGATTAGAG AGCAGCACTATTTGACTGAGCTACAGAAGCTTGGTCTTGTTTCCTACACCCCCTCCAGGGAGTTCCAGGGTAAGAGGATCAGCTCATATGATGACAG ATTTatgctccagcttgcacaaaagaCAGATGGAGTGATCGTAACTAATGACAACCTGAGAGACCTCTCAGACGAGTCCCATGTATGGAGGGACATCATCAAAAAAAG ACTTCTTCAATACACATTTGTTGGGGATCACTTCATGGTCCCAGATGACCCTCTAGGGAGAGGGGGGCCTCACTTGGATGAATTTTTGCGTTCACAACACAG GACTCCTGACCCAGGAAACCATTCTTTTGCTGGTCTAAGCACCAATTTCCCTGACTCCAAACCTCCACGTGCCCAAACAGAGGTTCTAAACTTCCGAGATAGAACACTGGGTGGTGCTTTAGATGCAACAGGTGGAGGTAAAGGCAGAGGGAACTGGAAGGTTCAGGATATAGCACACCAGGATAGGCAGCATGAAGCTGGAGGTCTCATTGCAAACAGGACCCCAGAGGAAACGGCCAGCTTGAGGGAACAGCTCTGTCAGGTTTTTCCAGGGCAGGACAACATGGTCATGCTTGTGCTGCAGTGTCACCCATCACAAACAGATATCAATGTGCTATCTGATCTGATGTTAGAAAAGCAGGAGGACTAA